A window of bacterium contains these coding sequences:
- a CDS encoding ABC transporter ATP-binding protein, with amino-acid sequence MLQAIDLTKRYEDGLLALDHLNLTVKEGEIFCLLGANGAGKTTTINLFLNFIEPTSGQALISGIDVTREPLEAKKHVAYVSENVMLYGNFTGRQNLDFFARLGGKTNLKKEDYYMHMRRVGLQEKAFEARLKTYSKGMRQKLGITIAIIKDSDNILLDEPTSGLDPKAAAEFVTILKGLRERGKSILMCTHDIFRAKEIADRVGIMKEGRLVMLRTREEFLEDDLEKLYLDYMQEAVVA; translated from the coding sequence ATGCTTCAGGCCATCGATCTGACCAAACGCTACGAGGACGGGCTGCTGGCCCTGGACCATCTGAACCTGACCGTGAAAGAGGGCGAGATATTCTGTCTTCTGGGAGCCAACGGCGCGGGCAAGACCACGACGATCAACCTGTTCCTCAATTTTATCGAGCCGACCAGCGGCCAGGCGCTGATAAGCGGCATCGACGTGACCCGCGAGCCCCTGGAGGCCAAGAAACACGTGGCCTACGTGAGCGAGAACGTGATGCTCTACGGCAATTTCACCGGCCGCCAGAACCTCGATTTCTTCGCCCGCCTGGGGGGCAAGACCAACCTGAAGAAAGAGGACTACTACATGCACATGCGCCGGGTGGGCCTTCAGGAGAAAGCTTTCGAGGCGCGGCTGAAGACCTATTCGAAGGGCATGCGGCAGAAACTGGGCATCACCATCGCGATCATCAAGGACTCGGACAATATCCTGCTGGATGAGCCGACCAGCGGGCTCGACCCCAAGGCCGCGGCCGAGTTTGTCACCATCCTCAAGGGCCTGCGCGAGCGGGGCAAGAGCATCCTGATGTGCACCCACGACATTTTCCGGGCCAAGGAGATCGCCGACCGGGTGGGGATAATGAAAGAGGGCCGCCTGGTGATGCTGCGCACGCGCGAGGAGTTCCTGGAGGACGATCTGGAGAAGCTGTACCTGGACTACATGCAGGAAGCCGTGGTGGCATGA